From a region of the Globicephala melas chromosome 19, mGloMel1.2, whole genome shotgun sequence genome:
- the LOC115857030 gene encoding tigger transposable element-derived protein 1: MTPERSAAVLPSVPKRKKAVMCLMEKIRVLDKLRSGMSCSAVGREFNVNESTIRYIKKKEKEIRRSVREAAPESAKVTSIVREEAMEKMEKRLNLWIHEMTTDKKGVVDSIVVRLKAKEIYGHVTQGQKNVKPFSASAGWLARFKRRYGVSNVKLAGEASSADQEAAEEFKKYLLSVIQEKGYVEEQVFNADETGLFYKDVGKRTYITQMASKAPSFKSFQDYATLLLCANAKGDFKCKPLMVYRAPSSQALKGKSVNHMPVHWRWNKKAWMTSDWFHSCFIPEVEYYLQGRNLAFKILLILDNAPVHCCEELKNAHPNVEVLFMPPNTTSLIQPLDQGIIKAFKAHYTRELYSKAFEALKANKETTMMDYWKSVTIRNVIDYVGTAWDNIKQATINNCWKNVWPDCVENFEGFEGVTESIKNSVKNIMHIAWQISGEGFDDMREEDVEEILAEKAVEPTNEDLDEMAKQGVGVSDDEDGDESQPKSPGIVPLTAAKISEWNSALETIFRDMEECDPMLDRSLKFKRLASCAFAPYAEMLKDLRQKARQTGLTQFLEPVWEGKLPTPSTSGESQTSEVELMDVNLPPSSSSAE, encoded by the coding sequence ATGACCCCTGAGCGTAGTGCTGCGGTGCTGCCTAGTGTTCCTAAgcgcaagaaggctgtgatgtgccttatggagaaaatacgtgtgttagataagcttcgtTCAGGCATGAGTTGTAGTGCTGTTGGCCGTGAGTTCAACGTTAATGAGTCAACAATCCGGTacatcaagaaaaaggaaaaggaaattcgCCGATCTGTACGTGAGGCTGCTCCGGAAAGTGCTAAAGTGACATCTATAGTGCGTGAGGAAGCTATGGAAAAGATGGAAAAGCGGCTCAATTTGTGGATTCATGAGATGACAACCGATAAAAAAGGTGTGGTGGACAGCATTGTTGTGAGGCTGAAAGCCAAAGAAATTTACGGTCACGTTACCCAGGGTCAGAAAAACGTGAAACCCTTCTCGGCTAGCGCTGGCTGGCTTGCACGTTTCAAAAGGCGATATGGTGTGAGTAATGTTAAGCTTGCAGGTGAGGCAAGTTCTGCAGATCAGGAGGCTGcggaagaatttaaaaaatacctgctAAGTGTTATTCAGGAAAAGGGGTACGTGGAAGAGCAGGTTTTCAACGCTGATGAGACTGGCCTATTTTACAAAGACGTTGGCAAAAGAACCTATATAACGCAAATGGCCTCCAAAGCCCCTAGCTTTAAATCATTCCAGGATTATGCAACCCTGCTTTTGTGCGCCAATGCCAAGGGCGACTTTAAGTGCAAACCCCTAATGGTGTACAGAGCTCCAAGTTCACAAGCACTTAAAGGGAAAAGCGTGAATCATATGCCGGTCCATTGGAGGTGGAACAAAAAAGCATGGATGACTTCTGATTGGTTCCACAGCTGCTTCATACCAGAAGTTGAATACTATCTCCAGGGCAGAAACCTTGCCTTCAAGATTTTGTTAATTTTGGATAATGCCCCAGTCCATTGCTGTGAAGAACTCAAAAATGCCCACCCCAACGTAGAAGTTCTTTTCATGCCCCCAAATACTACGTCTCTCATCCAACCCCTGGATCAGGGCATAATAAAAGCCTTCAAGGCGCACTATACTAGGGAGCTTTATAGCAAGGCTTTTGAGGCTCTCAAAGCCAACAAGGAAACTACCATGATGGACTATTGGAAGTCAGTCACTATACGCAACGTTATTGATTATGTTGGCACAgcatgggacaacatcaagcaggCTACTATCAATAATTGTTGGAAAAATGTTTGGCCGGACTGCGTAGAAAATTTTGAAGGCTTTGAAGGTGTTACAGAAAGTATAAAGAACAGTGTCAAAAACATAATGCATATCGCATGGCAAATAAGTGGAGAAGGCTTTGATGACATGAGAGAAGAAGACGTGGAGGAAATTTTGGCAGAGAAGGCAGTAGAACCCACCAACGAAGACTTGGACGAGATGGCAAAACAAGGCGTTGGAGTCAGTGATGATGAAGATGGTGATGAAAGTCAGCCTAAGAGTCCAGGAATTGTTCCTCTTACAGCGGCCAAAATATCAGAATGGAACTCTGCCTTGGAAACAATTTTCCGTGACATGGAAGAGTGTGACCCTATGCTTGATCGCAGCCTCAAATTTAAGCGCTTAGCCTCCTGTGCATTTGCCCCCTATGCCGAGATGCTTAAAGATTTGAGGCAAAAAGCCAGGCAGACGGGGTTGACCCAATTTTTGGAGCCAGTTTGGGAGGGAAAATTGCCGACTCCATCAACAAGTGGTGAGAGCCAGACCTCTGAGGTTGAACTGATGGATGTCAACCTGCcaccctcttcctcttctgcagAATGA